The genomic interval CACCATGGTCCGGGCGGCCGCCAAGAACTACCAGGACGTGGGCGTCATCGTCAACCCCGACCGGTACGCGGACGTGCTGGCCGAACTGCGGGCGACGGGCGACCTGTCCCTCCGGACCCGGTTCGCCCTGATGCTGGAGGCGTTCCAGCACACGGCCGTCTACGACAACGCCATCGCCGGCTGGCTGGCCACCCGGGGGCGGGAGATCATTGCCGCCCGGGCCGCGGGCGAGGCGCCGCCGGCCGGCTCGGGCGCAGACTCACCGTTCCCGCAGGCCCTGTCCCTCACCTTCACCAAGGTGCAGGAGCTGCGGTACGGCGAGAACCCGCACCAGTTGGCGGCCTTCTACAGCGACGGGACCGCCGCGGGCACCGTGATCGCCCGGGCGAAGCAGCTCCACGGCAAGGAGCTCTCCTACAACAACATCAACGACGCCCATGCCGCGCTGGAGCTGGTGAAGGAGTTCACCGAGCCGGCCGCGGTGGCGGTCAAGCACGCCAACCCGTGCGGGGTGGCCGTGGCGCCCACCATCGCCGAGGCCTACCGCAAGGCCTACGAGGCCGACACCGTCTCGATCTTCGGCGGCATCGTCGCCCTGAACCGCCCGTGCGACCGGGAGACCGCCGAGGAGCTCAGCAAGATCTTCCTGGAGATCGTGATCGCCCCGTCGTTCGAGCCGGACGCCCTGAAGGTGCTCGAGAAGAAGAAGAACCTGCGGCTCTTGGAGATCGGCCCCATCGACCCCAACCCGCCGGCCGGCTTCGACATGAAGCGGGTGGGCGGCGGCCTGCTGGTGCAGAGCTGGGACGCCATCGCCGAGGATCCGGCGGCCTGGAAGGCCGTCACCCGGACCGCCCCGACGGCCGAACAGCTCAGGGACCTGGCCTTCGCCATGAAGGTCTGCAAGCACGTGAAGTCCAACGCCATCGTGGTGGCGAAGGGCGGCCAGACCCTGGGCGTGGGCGCGGGTCAGATGAACCGCATCGACGCGGCCCGGTTCGCCATCAAGCAGGCCGGTGCGAACGTGAAGGGAGCCGTGCTGGCCTCCGATGCGTTCTTCCCGTTCCCCGACGTGGTGGAAGCGGCCGGCGAGGCGGGCATCGCCGCCATCGTCCAGCCCGGCGGCTCCATCCGGGACGAGGAGTCGATCGCCCGGGCGGACGCGCTCGGGATCGCCATGGTGTTCACGGGGGTGCGGCACTTCCGGCACTAGGAAGCAGGCGGCGACGAGGGGAGGAGGATCCGCATGAAGGTCTTGATCGTCGGCGGGGGCGGGCGGGAGCACGCCCTCGCCTGGAAGGCGGTTCAGAGCCGGCACATCGACGAGCTGCACGTGGCCCCGGGCAACCCGGGCATCGGCCGGTTCGCCTGGTGCCACCCAGAGGTGAAGGCCGCCGACGTGGAGGGACAGGTGGCGCTCGCCCGCCGGCTGGGGATTGACCTGGTGATCGTGGGGCCCGAGGATCCGCTGGCGGCGGGCCTGGTGGACGCGCTGACCGCCGCGGGGATCCGCGCCTTCGGCCCCACCGCCGCGGCGGCCCGGATCGAGGCCTCCAAGGCGTTCGCCAAGGAGGTGATGGCCGCGGCCGGCGTGCCCACCGCGGCCCACGCCGTCTTCACCGAGTACGAGCCCGCCCTGGCCTACCTGGAGACGCATCCCGGCCCCATCGTCATCAAGGCCGACGGCCTGGCCGCGGGCAAGGGCGTGCAGGTCTGCGCGGACCGCGCGGAGGCCCGCCGGGCCCTGCAGACCGCCATGCTGGACCGGGCGTTCGCCGAGGCGGGCAGCCGGGTGGTGATCGAGGAGTACCTGGAGGGGGAGGAGGTATCGGTTCTCGCCTTCAGCGACGGCCGCACGGTGAAGCAGATGGTGGCGGCGCAGGACCACAAGCGGCTGGGCGAAGGCGACACCGGCCCCAACACCGGCGGGATGGGCACCTACGCGCCGGTGCCCGCCTACACGCCGGCCATCGCGGACGAGGTGCAGCGCCGGATCCTCGAGCCGACCATCGGCGAGCTGGCTCGCCGGGGTACGCCATTTGTCGGCTGCCTCTTCGCCGGCCTGATGCTGACGGCCGCCGGGCCGAAGGTCATCGAGTTCAACGCCCGGTTCGGCGACCCCGAGACGCAGGTCGTCATGCCGCTGCTTGACAACGACCTCCTGGAGGTGGTTACGGCCTGCGTGGAGGGGCGGCTGCACGAGGTGGAGCTGCGCTTCCGCCCGGGAGCGGCGGCCAACATCGTGCTGGCCTCTGCCGGCTACCCGGGCCGCTACGCGAAGGGCCTGCCCATCGACGGCCTGGTGGAGGCAGACCAGGCAGGCGTCACCGTGTTCCACGCGGGTACCGCCTTCAACGACGACGGTATCCTGGTCACCGCAGGAGGGCGGGTCCTGGGCGTCATGGCCACCGGCCCGACCGTCCGCGCCGCGCTGGCGCAGGCCTACGCCGGCGTCGAGCGGATCCGGTTCGAGGGCAAGACCTACCGGCGCGACATCGGCGCCCGGGCCCTGTAGGCCCGGTTCGCTCGATTCCCGCAGGCCGGGTTCCCCCTGTTCTTGACACGTTGGTTCGTGTAAAGTAAGACTGAAGACTTAAAGGTGTACGTCTGAAGGTCTGGCGGTTACGCAGCCCTACGTCGTCTTGGGGGTTTGAGATGGTCCACGTCCGCACGGAGCAGCTGACTTACCTCGCAGCGGGAGTGCTCCTCCTCCAGGGCCTGCTGTTATACCTGGTTCCCGATCAGTTCGCCGGCCCGTTCGCGGGCCTCGGCGAGGCGTTCGTCCCCGCACTGGCTGTGGCGTTCGCCGTCGGCAGCGCCTTCCTGTTCGCACTGCCCCGAATGCCGTTCAGGGGCCTGCTACGGACGCTCCTCTACGTGCCGGCGCTCGTTCCGCCGACGCTGTTGACCGCGCTCTCCATCTGGGCCGGGTGGTGGCTCGGCGCTTGCTTTTATGGCGGCGTGACCCTCGCGCTGGGGGCGGGACCGCGGGTCCTGCACCGGGAGCGGCTGCTCCAGGCCGAGCGCGAGCGCACCGAGCGGACGCTGCGGGAGAGCGAGGCGCGCTTCCGCAGCGCTTTCCACAACGCCCCGATCGGCGTCGCCCTGCTCTCCGCCGACCGGCGCTGGCTCCAGGTGAACCGGGCGCTGACGGCGATGCTGGGGTACACCGAGAACGAGCTGGTGGGGCGGCCGGTCGACGACTTCGTCCACCCGGAGGACCGCATCGGTACGGACTGCCCGCTGGCCGGGCCCGTCCCCCAGGGGGCGGCGGCTGCGGCCGGCGTCTGCCGCCGGGAGCGGCGCTTCCGCCACAAGAGCGGGCGCACGGTATGGGTGGAGCAGACCTGCAGCCGCATCGACCAGGGACCCGGGGTCCACTACTTCATCGTCCAGTTCCAGGACACCACGGAGCGGAGGGAGGCCGAGGCGCGGCTCCGGCGGATGGCCAGCCGCGACGCCCTCACGGGGCTCTACAACCGCAGGGCGTTCCAGGCGGAACTGGAGCGCCACCTGGAGCTGGCCCGAAAAAACCTGGTGCGGGGTGCACTGCTCTTCCTGGACCTCGACCTGTTCAAGTTCGTCAACGACACGCTGGGCCACCTCGCCGGCGACCAGGTGCTCGTCCGGGTGGCGGATATCATCCAGAGCCACCTCAGGCCCACCGACATCGCCGCCAGGCACGGCGGCGACGAGTTCGCCATCCTGATGCCCTACACCGGGCGCGAGGCCGTGTCGGTCGCGGAGTCGATCCTGCAGGGATTGCAGGAGGAGCCGATCGCGGTGAAAGACCGCAGCGTGACCATCACCGGCTCCGTCGGCATCACCTTTTTCCCCGACCACGGCCTGACGGCCGAGACCCTTCTGGCGCAGGCCGACATGGCGATGTACAAGGCCAAGGAGTCGGGGCGCAACACGGTGGCCGTCTTCGAGGAAGAGGACGTGTGGCGGGACGAGATGGC from Symbiobacterium terraclitae carries:
- a CDS encoding putative bifunctional diguanylate cyclase/phosphodiesterase → MVHVRTEQLTYLAAGVLLLQGLLLYLVPDQFAGPFAGLGEAFVPALAVAFAVGSAFLFALPRMPFRGLLRTLLYVPALVPPTLLTALSIWAGWWLGACFYGGVTLALGAGPRVLHRERLLQAERERTERTLRESEARFRSAFHNAPIGVALLSADRRWLQVNRALTAMLGYTENELVGRPVDDFVHPEDRIGTDCPLAGPVPQGAAAAAGVCRRERRFRHKSGRTVWVEQTCSRIDQGPGVHYFIVQFQDTTERREAEARLRRMASRDALTGLYNRRAFQAELERHLELARKNLVRGALLFLDLDLFKFVNDTLGHLAGDQVLVRVADIIQSHLRPTDIAARHGGDEFAILMPYTGREAVSVAESILQGLQEEPIAVKDRSVTITGSVGITFFPDHGLTAETLLAQADMAMYKAKESGRNTVAVFEEEDVWRDEMAAKLSWDLRLREALRQDRFVLHAQPILDLRTGRVTRLELLLRLVGENGELTAPGEFLAGAERFGLIQEIDRWVIREAIRLMAELRRTDIEAFEVNLSAKTISDPGLARMIKEELELHQVDPSRLVLEITETAAIGDMEQARRFIATMHGLGCRFALDDVGSGFSTLHLLKHLPVDYLKIDGAFICNLPHESADQHLVRAMVAMARSQGQKTIAEFVDSEETLRLVREFGVDYAQGYLVGRPSRMWLTPQDDAPEPRTAPV
- the purD gene encoding phosphoribosylamine--glycine ligase encodes the protein MKVLIVGGGGREHALAWKAVQSRHIDELHVAPGNPGIGRFAWCHPEVKAADVEGQVALARRLGIDLVIVGPEDPLAAGLVDALTAAGIRAFGPTAAAARIEASKAFAKEVMAAAGVPTAAHAVFTEYEPALAYLETHPGPIVIKADGLAAGKGVQVCADRAEARRALQTAMLDRAFAEAGSRVVIEEYLEGEEVSVLAFSDGRTVKQMVAAQDHKRLGEGDTGPNTGGMGTYAPVPAYTPAIADEVQRRILEPTIGELARRGTPFVGCLFAGLMLTAAGPKVIEFNARFGDPETQVVMPLLDNDLLEVVTACVEGRLHEVELRFRPGAAANIVLASAGYPGRYAKGLPIDGLVEADQAGVTVFHAGTAFNDDGILVTAGGRVLGVMATGPTVRAALAQAYAGVERIRFEGKTYRRDIGARAL
- the purH gene encoding bifunctional phosphoribosylaminoimidazolecarboxamide formyltransferase/IMP cyclohydrolase; protein product: MAVKRALISVYDKRGIVELAQGLAALGVEIISTGGTYRTLQAAGVPVREVAEVAGFPEILDGRVKTLQPQIHAGILAIRSNPAHMAQLAEHGVTPIDLVVVNLYPFRETVANPAVTLEEAIEKIDIGGPTMVRAAAKNYQDVGVIVNPDRYADVLAELRATGDLSLRTRFALMLEAFQHTAVYDNAIAGWLATRGREIIAARAAGEAPPAGSGADSPFPQALSLTFTKVQELRYGENPHQLAAFYSDGTAAGTVIARAKQLHGKELSYNNINDAHAALELVKEFTEPAAVAVKHANPCGVAVAPTIAEAYRKAYEADTVSIFGGIVALNRPCDRETAEELSKIFLEIVIAPSFEPDALKVLEKKKNLRLLEIGPIDPNPPAGFDMKRVGGGLLVQSWDAIAEDPAAWKAVTRTAPTAEQLRDLAFAMKVCKHVKSNAIVVAKGGQTLGVGAGQMNRIDAARFAIKQAGANVKGAVLASDAFFPFPDVVEAAGEAGIAAIVQPGGSIRDEESIARADALGIAMVFTGVRHFRH